AGATAACCGCCATCCATGGTTTTGAGATCTGCTACAATAGGAATACCGGGAAAAGCTTCCCTTAATTTCCGTACGCCATGTAAGCCTTCTGCCAGGATCAGCGGGGTACCCGCTTCCAGCCAGTCAACACCCGCGCGTATCGCCATTGCGGCCGTTTCCAGGGCTTCATCTATGTTTGTTAAATCCAGTGATATCTGTACTATTGGTTTCATATATTTTTTATAATAAGCATCGTTTCTTAATCCCGGAGCATTTTTACTTTTAAATCCTTAAAGAGTACTTTACTCTTTGGATCATGACCCTGCAGTGCAAAAGTGCCGCTGGAAATCAACCGGCCGGGGTGACCTTCCGGCGCGGTGGCATTGGCTGGTTCTGTGTATTCCAGTACTGTTTTATCATTTATTTTAATGGTTACCTTTTTACCCTCTACACGGATATATTCGGTAAACCATACATTATCATCTACATATTTCTCTTTAATGTCCTTGATATCATACAGGCTGCCGGTTCTTTTCCAGTCTTTATGTGAGTTGTTTACCTGTACTTCAAAACCTTTGTCCGGAAAACGTACCTGCTGGAATTCCGTGTGGAAATAGATCCCGGAATTTGAGCCGGGCATCGTCATCACCTGTGCCTGGAATTCAAAGTTTTTGAAGTTGTGGTTGCCTACATCGCCTTCATAAAAAAGATGCGCTCTCGGACCATTCACCACGATGGCGCCATCTGCTACGGAAAAGGTGCTGGCATTCTCACCGGCCTTCCATCCGTTGAGAGATTTACCATCGAACAGGGAGATCCAGCCATCGCCGGAACCGGCTGCACCGGCTTTTTTTGCCGTGTTACAGCCCATCATCAATCCGATGGCTAACAGGAATAGCAATACGTTATATCTCATCTTAAATTGCTTCAGATTATGTAATAAAAAATCAACCGATACTACCCCAACCTTTTCTGTATTCTCTTTTCACATACTGATTGGCGGCATCATAATTGGTGACACGCATATTCTGATGATCCCACAGCAACTTCGTATTGGCGCCAGGATAATCATTTCCTTTTCCTGATTTTCTCGGTACCGGGATATCCGCTACACGGATGGCTAAATTCGCCATTAAGATAGCTTCTGTCAACGGACCTGCCAGTTCAAAAGGAGAACTCAGTTCCATATTACCATATCCGGCAATAGCACCTTCCACCCACTGGGCGTAATGGCCTTCTGCACTACCAGGAACACGGGCAAATGTTTGTTTAACATGCACTTCATCCATGCGTGACAGTGGCAACAGGCGCGGGTTGGCAGCATATTCACTGGCCATCATCTTGCCTTTGGTACCCACAAACAGGATCCCGCTGTTACCATCTCCAAACATTTCATTCGGACCCAGTTCTTCCGGACGTTCCGGTTTGATACCGCCATCCATCCAATGCATGGTTACAGGTCCCTGTGTTTTATTTGTTTTGGGGAAAGTTAAAGTGGCATGACTGGCCGGAGGACAGCTATCCGGGAAGAATCCTCTTTCGCCGAAGGCGGTAAACACACTGCTTACACTCGCCTGTACATCCGATGCATATTTTAAATTCAGTACGCTGAAAGGTGCTTCCATCAGGTGACAACCCAGATCGCCGAGAGCGCCGGTACCATAATCCCACCAACCGCGCCAGCTACCTGGAATCAGGTTATCTACATAGTTTTTTTGTGGTGCAGTACCCAGCCAAAGATCCCAGTCGAGTCCCTTTGGCACCGGTGGTGTTTCCTTGGACCAGGGAATACCCTGTGGCCACACCGGCCGGTTTGTAAAGATATACACCGTGTGTACGTCACCGATAATACCAGCGTTGTACCATTCACGCATTTGTCTTACCCCATCTCCGGAAGAGCCCTGGTTACCCATTTGTGTAACCACTTTATATTTTTTAGCGGCCTCGGTCAATTTCCTGGCTTCCCAGATATCATGGGTCATCGGTTTTTGTACATACACATGTTTGCCCAGTTGCATGGCGCCCATGGCAATAATGGCATGACTATGATCGGGTGTGGATACAGAAACAGCATCAAAGCTTTTTGATTCTTTCTCAAAAAGTTCGCGCCAGTCTTTATAGTATTTAGCTTTAGGAAATCTTTCTCTTGAAGTAGTAGCTGCACGGTCATCTACATCACATAAGAAACCAATGTTGGCTTTCCCGCTGGCATTAAAATTAAAAAGATCAGATCTTCCTTTGCCGCCTGCGCCTACCCCTGCAATAACAAGCTTGTCACTCGGTGCCAGGAAGCCTTTGCCGCCCAGTACGTGACGGGGGATGATGGTAAATCCCGCAGCTGCAAGTGCCGAGTTTTTAATGAAATTCCGTCTTGAACTGGATGCATTACCTTGATTCGACAAATTTTTGTCCATGTCTTTAATTTTTGGTTAATTAAGAACGATAATTAATTGTCATCAGTTTGATTGCAGACAATATTGCGCCAGCAGATCAATCCAACAGGTATATTTTGTATGTATGTGGAAGTAGTTTTTCAAAAGCCAAAGAATGCGTAAATAGGCTCATCGCGAAAGAATGTTTGTTTTTTTTATTCGTGATAATGAAACAAATATCCAAATTATTAAACGCCGATATTATACTATATTGGCATCTTTGTATCAAATGTTAACTATAGCTCTGCCAGGTAAGAAATACGGCTGTACAAGGGGTAGATTTTGTGGGATAAAGGGGGGCTTTGTTCGGGCAATAACAACTACTATGCACCAAAAAATAAAATCCGGAAGCATCCCCTTTTATACAATATAAAAGACAACACTTCCGGATGTTGATATATCTGCCGGCAAATTTTATTTTGCAGGGGTAATAATAATTTTCCTGAATTCAATAGGACCATGATCTCCCTGGAAGTAGATAGGACCAGGTTCACCTTCGTTACTATCCAGTGCTCCGCCCGTGATACCTGGGATTTCCTGGTTGCAGATGATGGTTTTACCATTGGCAACAACGGTTATCATGCGGCCTACCAGCGTGATATCATACGTTTGCCACTGGCCGGGACCTAAAAGCGCCATTTCGCTGGGCACCAAAAAGCCATATATGCCGCCAAACAGGTGGCTGTTAGGATGATCTGTTTTCGGATTGTCGATGATCTGCGTTTCATAACGACCTCTCAGATAAACCCCGCTATTGCTGCCTTCCTTATATCGGAACTGTACATGCAGTTTAAAATCAGTAAAGGTCTTTTCAGAGATCAGGTTAGCGCCGGAATGAGGACTGGTCAGGACTCCGTCTTTAACGATCCATTGGTTTTTTGCTCCGACAGCTTTCCAGCCGGTCAGGTCTTTACCATTGAATAACTGGATAGGCTTACCCCAAGCTGGTGCTGAAGTTCTTTTGAGATCTGGCGCCTGTACACCCGTAAAGGAGAAGGTTTGACCACCACTGGTTTGGATAGTACCATTGATGCCGGCAGCTGTCAGGGTTCCTTCCAGCACCAGGTCGCGGTTTTCCGACTCCCACTGTGGCGGGATCGCAAAACTGAACTTGCCCTTATCAAAGTTGACTTTAGATATCGGACGGGCGCTTCCGCCGGTACTCACAAAACGGCCCACCAGTGTATGAAAGCCGGAAAGTTCCACTTCCAGCCAGGAGGGCTTCTCCGTTCCGTTTTCATTAACCTTAATATCCCAACGCCCAATCAGGGAGCCGCCGTCAACGGTGCCAACCTGAACAGGCGCCACCTGCGCCATTACACCGGATGGAGTGGCCAGTCCCAGGGCCATACAACACACGAAACCAGCAATGATACTTTTTCTATTCATAATTATATTTGTTGAAGAAGGTATAAAGATAAATTTATTTGGTTTGTTTTCACAACCCTGTACCCGACTAATATCATCCCGGAATCAACCACATCAATGTATAAAAAAATAATATATCAAATCTTCTCTCATAAAACATCATCATCAAAAATCTTCCGTAAGCTAATATATCCCACTTAAAAGCCAATTTATTCATGCTGATCACCACGCTACTGGCGTACTTTGTACTAAATTTAAAAGTACGTTCAGCAGGTACTGCTGATACGCTGATTTCAAACCACTATTATGATAAAACGGACCAGCAGGCTTGCGGCAATTTCGGTATCACTTGTTTTAGCCTTACAGGCTTGTAATACCAATACAACACCCGCAACAGAAAAGAAAGACAACAACAGCGAGGTAATCTACCACGTTTTTCAACGGAGCTTTTACGACAGCAATGGCGATCAGCACGGAGATCTCAATGGATTACATGAAAAGCTGGATTACCTACAGGAATTGGGTGTTACATCCATACTGATGGTACCCTTGTATGAATCGGTATATTATCACAACTATTTCGCCAGCGATTTCAAAAAGATAGATCCCCGCCTTGGTACCATGGATGATTATCTTAAACTGGTGAAAGATATCCATCAACGTGGTATGAAGATCTATATGGATATGGAAACGCAGTATGTAACAGAAGATCATCCGTGGTATAAAGATTCTTACAATAATCCGTCATCACAGTACAGCGATTACCTTTTGTACCAGGATGCCGCACATACCAAACCATCTACGATCGTTATGGACCTGACGGGCTTAAAAGGGTATGACGGCGTTACACGCAGGATCACCACCGTAAACCTGCGCAGCAAAAACGTACTGGAATACAACTACGAATTATTCAAATACTGGACGGACCCCAACGAAGATGGCAAATTTGACGATGGTGTGGATGGCTTCCGCCTGGATCATATGATGGACGACCTGGATAACAAACCGGAATTAAAAGGCTTGTTCAAGGATTTCTGGACGCCCCTCATCACGCGGCTGAAAGCAGTAAATCCAAAGCTGAACTTTGTAGCAGAACAGTCTGAATGGGGATCATATGCCTTTGACTTTTTATCCGAAGGAAATGTAGACCGTGTATTTGGTTTCCGGCTGGCCTTTGCAATCCGTAATTTTAATAAAAAAGAAATTAATGCGATGGCAGATACTGTGCTGACCCTTACACCAGATAATAAGCAACAGGTAGTATTTATTGAAAACCATGATATGCCAAGGTTTGCCACGGTAGTTAAAGGCAACAAGGCAAAGGAAAAAACCGGCGCCGCGTTGAACTTACTGATAGGCGGTGTACCTGCTATCTATTACGGACAGGAACTTGGCATGACCGGCACCCCGGGTAAATATGGCATGACCGATGCCAATGAAATACCACTAAGGGAAGCCTTTGAATGGTACAAGGCAGACATCGGGAAAGGAATGGCGTTATGGTATAAGAACAGTGGCCCGTGGTGGGATAACAGGAATAATAAAC
The Chitinophaga sp. MM2321 DNA segment above includes these coding regions:
- a CDS encoding DUF1080 domain-containing protein; translation: MRYNVLLFLLAIGLMMGCNTAKKAGAAGSGDGWISLFDGKSLNGWKAGENASTFSVADGAIVVNGPRAHLFYEGDVGNHNFKNFEFQAQVMTMPGSNSGIYFHTEFQQVRFPDKGFEVQVNNSHKDWKRTGSLYDIKDIKEKYVDDNVWFTEYIRVEGKKVTIKINDKTVLEYTEPANATAPEGHPGRLISSGTFALQGHDPKSKVLFKDLKVKMLRD
- a CDS encoding Gfo/Idh/MocA family oxidoreductase; the protein is MDKNLSNQGNASSSRRNFIKNSALAAAGFTIIPRHVLGGKGFLAPSDKLVIAGVGAGGKGRSDLFNFNASGKANIGFLCDVDDRAATTSRERFPKAKYYKDWRELFEKESKSFDAVSVSTPDHSHAIIAMGAMQLGKHVYVQKPMTHDIWEARKLTEAAKKYKVVTQMGNQGSSGDGVRQMREWYNAGIIGDVHTVYIFTNRPVWPQGIPWSKETPPVPKGLDWDLWLGTAPQKNYVDNLIPGSWRGWWDYGTGALGDLGCHLMEAPFSVLNLKYASDVQASVSSVFTAFGERGFFPDSCPPASHATLTFPKTNKTQGPVTMHWMDGGIKPERPEELGPNEMFGDGNSGILFVGTKGKMMASEYAANPRLLPLSRMDEVHVKQTFARVPGSAEGHYAQWVEGAIAGYGNMELSSPFELAGPLTEAILMANLAIRVADIPVPRKSGKGNDYPGANTKLLWDHQNMRVTNYDAANQYVKREYRKGWGSIG
- a CDS encoding DUF1080 domain-containing protein; the encoded protein is MNRKSIIAGFVCCMALGLATPSGVMAQVAPVQVGTVDGGSLIGRWDIKVNENGTEKPSWLEVELSGFHTLVGRFVSTGGSARPISKVNFDKGKFSFAIPPQWESENRDLVLEGTLTAAGINGTIQTSGGQTFSFTGVQAPDLKRTSAPAWGKPIQLFNGKDLTGWKAVGAKNQWIVKDGVLTSPHSGANLISEKTFTDFKLHVQFRYKEGSNSGVYLRGRYETQIIDNPKTDHPNSHLFGGIYGFLVPSEMALLGPGQWQTYDITLVGRMITVVANGKTIICNQEIPGITGGALDSNEGEPGPIYFQGDHGPIEFRKIIITPAK
- a CDS encoding alpha-amylase family glycosyl hydrolase translates to MIKRTSRLAAISVSLVLALQACNTNTTPATEKKDNNSEVIYHVFQRSFYDSNGDQHGDLNGLHEKLDYLQELGVTSILMVPLYESVYYHNYFASDFKKIDPRLGTMDDYLKLVKDIHQRGMKIYMDMETQYVTEDHPWYKDSYNNPSSQYSDYLLYQDAAHTKPSTIVMDLTGLKGYDGVTRRITTVNLRSKNVLEYNYELFKYWTDPNEDGKFDDGVDGFRLDHMMDDLDNKPELKGLFKDFWTPLITRLKAVNPKLNFVAEQSEWGSYAFDFLSEGNVDRVFGFRLAFAIRNFNKKEINAMADTVLTLTPDNKQQVVFIENHDMPRFATVVKGNKAKEKTGAALNLLIGGVPAIYYGQELGMTGTPGKYGMTDANEIPLREAFEWYKADIGKGMALWYKNSGPWWDNRNNKPDDGISLEEQKDDPNSLWNYYKTLTHLRRSNDAIGEGKYQTLKNDNDSVVSFLRYTNDKAVVVAVNLSDSAQHAVINTAGAKVQITGKALTNILGNAAAEVSADNITITLPANSAQVFE